From the genome of Candidatus Binatia bacterium, one region includes:
- a CDS encoding SDR family oxidoreductase has translation MTARRCLEGKVAVVTGAGSGIGRATALRFAREGAAVVVGDLQAASAEAAAAEIVASGGLAVARTVDVAVSAEVDALIDDAVSHFGRIDILMNNAAAPHGAPILATTDADWRRVMSVTLDGVFFGLRAALGRMTAQRSGSILNISSGAGLGGEVMLGAYGAAKAAVINLTKTAAVENAGYGVRINCICPGPISTPPLHAWLGAIPGGVDAFSRQIPARRIGEPEEIAAVATFLASDEASYVTGAVVVVDGGVNARTGTPRFD, from the coding sequence ATGACAGCGCGTCGGTGCCTGGAGGGAAAAGTCGCGGTGGTTACCGGTGCCGGGTCCGGCATCGGAAGGGCCACGGCCCTGCGCTTCGCGCGCGAAGGCGCCGCGGTCGTCGTCGGCGACCTGCAGGCAGCGAGCGCCGAAGCTGCGGCGGCGGAGATCGTCGCATCGGGGGGCCTTGCGGTGGCGCGCACCGTGGACGTCGCGGTCTCCGCCGAAGTCGATGCCCTGATCGACGATGCCGTCAGCCACTTCGGGCGCATCGACATCCTGATGAACAACGCGGCCGCCCCCCATGGTGCGCCGATCCTGGCAACTACCGATGCCGACTGGCGCCGCGTGATGTCGGTAACGCTCGACGGAGTCTTCTTCGGGCTTCGCGCGGCACTCGGGCGCATGACTGCCCAGCGCTCGGGCAGCATCCTCAACATTTCGTCGGGAGCGGGTCTCGGCGGCGAGGTGATGCTCGGTGCCTACGGCGCGGCCAAGGCCGCCGTGATCAACCTGACCAAGACCGCTGCCGTCGAGAACGCCGGTTACGGCGTGCGCATCAACTGCATCTGCCCCGGGCCGATCTCGACGCCGCCGCTGCATGCATGGCTCGGTGCGATTCCGGGCGGGGTCGACGCGTTCTCGCGACAGATTCCCGCACGTCGCATCGGCGAGCCGGAGGAGATCGCTGCAGTCGCGACGTTCCTCGCCAGCGACGAAGCCTCTTACGTGACCGGCGCCGTCGTTGTCGTCGACGGCGGGGTGAATGCCCGGACGGGGACGCCGCGGTTCGACTAG
- a CDS encoding enoyl-CoA hydratase-related protein has protein sequence MGYDDILVENSGGIAWVTINREAKGNAFRVQTVRELIDALEQARRDADVRSIVLTGAGTRFFCIGGDHDHGGEADHDDRIHYGNVFPVTDLYDLIDKVPKPIVAMVAGFAVGGGNVLALMCDLTIASTAATFRQVGPMMGSFDAGFGTWYLEEAVGRKKAKEIWMLNRKYAAAEALAMGLINEVVEPEKLRARVVEICEELADRGPQALAAIKASFHARHGGVAGLSRVALDLLTPNYYRSDESRELGRAFGAKQKPDRKKFYR, from the coding sequence ATGGGATACGACGACATCCTCGTGGAGAACTCCGGCGGCATCGCGTGGGTCACGATCAATCGCGAAGCCAAGGGCAACGCATTCCGCGTGCAGACCGTGCGCGAGCTGATCGACGCGCTCGAGCAGGCCCGCCGGGACGCCGACGTGCGCAGCATCGTGCTGACGGGCGCGGGAACCCGCTTCTTCTGCATCGGCGGCGACCACGATCACGGCGGTGAGGCGGATCACGACGACCGCATCCACTACGGCAACGTCTTCCCCGTCACCGACCTCTACGACCTGATCGACAAGGTGCCGAAACCCATCGTCGCGATGGTCGCCGGTTTCGCCGTCGGAGGCGGCAACGTGCTCGCGCTGATGTGCGATCTGACGATCGCGTCCACTGCGGCGACCTTCCGCCAGGTCGGGCCGATGATGGGCAGCTTCGATGCCGGCTTCGGCACCTGGTACCTCGAGGAAGCCGTCGGCCGCAAGAAGGCGAAAGAGATCTGGATGCTCAATCGCAAGTACGCAGCGGCCGAGGCGCTCGCGATGGGGCTCATCAACGAAGTCGTCGAGCCCGAAAAGCTTCGCGCGCGAGTCGTCGAGATCTGCGAGGAGCTGGCCGATCGCGGGCCCCAGGCGCTGGCAGCGATCAAGGCCTCGTTCCACGCGCGCCACGGCGGTGTTGCCGGCCTTTCGCGCGTCGCGCTCGACCTGCTGACGCCGAACTACTACCGCAGCGACGAGAGCAGGGAGCTCGGCCGCGCCTTCGGCGCAAAGCAGAAGCCGGATCGAAAGAAGTTCTACCGATGA
- a CDS encoding MFS transporter — protein sequence MTRAGWRGGPGFVLLTLTLVNTVNWADRQVVPILVPAIKADLALTDTQLGLVGGLAFSLIYALSAFLFGFLADRSSRRRVILFGLVCWSVATAAGAFAHDFWSLFAARFVTGIGEASLYPCAMSLLTDAFPTERQGNAIGMFGASTAVGSGLGIGLGGPLVAHLGWRSVFLLYGGAGLLVLPLLLMMEEPARSGSEVALAHDPPVSIIRGALGDVRLLAVWLTGTLLIAAATGWITWAPTYFVRDLQFDVGSVAGIFGIAQLFGGVAGSIAGGRLGDRYRKRRVAGQLSVAALASLAAVPLFGVALLDVPHPLLMTCAVLGPFAIFAAFPSLQSQVAEIVPARRRGLVFAVHVFFLSGIGAALGPFLVGFLSDRTGSLRAALLAPLLGVLLASLSAMFAARVVRARTPS from the coding sequence ATGACGCGCGCCGGCTGGCGCGGCGGGCCCGGCTTCGTGCTGCTGACGCTGACGCTGGTCAACACCGTCAACTGGGCCGACCGCCAGGTCGTCCCGATCCTGGTTCCCGCGATCAAGGCCGATCTTGCCCTCACCGATACCCAGCTCGGCCTCGTCGGCGGCCTGGCCTTTTCGCTGATCTACGCGCTGTCGGCGTTTCTCTTCGGATTTCTCGCCGACCGGAGCAGCCGCCGCCGCGTCATCCTGTTCGGGCTGGTGTGCTGGAGCGTGGCGACCGCTGCCGGCGCTTTCGCGCACGACTTCTGGTCCTTGTTCGCTGCGCGCTTCGTCACGGGAATCGGCGAGGCTTCGCTGTATCCCTGCGCGATGTCGCTGCTCACCGATGCGTTCCCCACCGAGCGTCAGGGGAATGCGATCGGAATGTTCGGTGCTTCCACGGCGGTCGGCAGCGGCCTCGGGATCGGGCTCGGCGGCCCGCTGGTCGCCCACCTCGGCTGGCGCAGCGTCTTTCTTCTTTACGGAGGCGCGGGCCTGCTCGTGCTTCCGCTGCTGCTGATGATGGAGGAGCCGGCGCGAAGCGGCAGCGAAGTCGCGCTGGCGCACGATCCTCCCGTTTCGATCATCCGCGGCGCTCTCGGCGACGTCCGTCTGCTGGCCGTCTGGCTGACCGGAACCCTGCTGATTGCAGCGGCGACGGGATGGATCACGTGGGCGCCGACGTATTTCGTCCGCGATCTCCAGTTCGACGTCGGAAGCGTCGCGGGGATCTTCGGCATCGCGCAGCTTTTCGGCGGTGTGGCCGGCAGCATTGCCGGGGGCCGCCTCGGCGACCGTTATCGCAAGCGGCGCGTGGCCGGACAGCTGTCGGTCGCCGCGCTCGCGTCGCTGGCGGCCGTGCCGCTGTTCGGCGTCGCGCTTCTCGACGTTCCGCACCCGCTGCTGATGACGTGCGCCGTTCTCGGGCCTTTCGCGATCTTCGCGGCTTTTCCGAGCCTGCAAAGCCAGGTCGCCGAGATCGTCCCGGCGCGCCGCCGTGGGCTCGTCTTCGCAGTGCACGTGTTTTTTCTGAGCGGAATCGGCGCCGCGCTCGGGCCTTTCCTCGTAGGATTTCTCTCGGACCGCACCGGGAGCCTGCGCGCCGCGCTGCTTGCGCCGCTGCTCGGCGTGCTTCTTGCCTCGCTGAGCGCGATGTTCGCCGCGCGCGTCGTCAGGGCGCGTACACCGTCGTGA